GGGTGTTGGAGAGGTCGGCCGGGTCGTCTCCGAGGCGTGTATTGGCCGCCACCCAAGGCGCGGTAACATCGGGGGGCGTTCCCTTGGTCGGACTGCCGGGCGGAAGCGCTTCCGCGGCGACGGTGTGGGCGCTTGGCGCGGTGGTGATCGAATCAAAATGCCCGTCGGCGGAGAGGGCGGCAAAGACGCCACCGGAAATCCGATCGGGGTCGACCTCGCGCAAAGCCAGTGGCGGTGCGGCTGCCACCCAGAGGGCGGGGAAGGTAATGATCGCGAGCAGGTGCAGGGGGAGGCGCGAGAGGTGGGGGCAGCGGTCGGGTCGCATGGGGTGGCCAGAGACAAGCACCGTCAATGAAACGAGGAAAGTGCTAAGAAACTCCGCACCGGTGCGTTGTAGAAATAACCCCGTTTCTAACTCATGAAAAACGCTTTCCTGATTCCTGCTCTGACCGCCGCGGCGCTGCATGCCGTGTTTCTCTTCTCTTTCAATGAACCTTCAGTCGTGCTTGGCGACGATGGTATTTTCATCGATCCGCCGAATGAGGATTTCCCGGAATGGCCGCCGATGGAAATCGCGGTGACGACACCCGACGAGGTCGTCGACGTATCCACCGATACGGATACACCCGACGACACGCCGTTGCCCGTGGATGACATCATCGATCAACCGGCGGAGGACTTGCCTCCGGTAGAGCTGGAGACGCCAAGTCCTGTCCCCACGGAGGTGATACATCGGATCGCGGACAGTGATTTCACTCACGTCGTGCGCCCGGGGAAGGAAACCAGTCATTGGCGCGAAAGCGCGAGTGATCGGTTCAGTGCAGCCATTAACTTTGGCCAGTTGGACCGTATTCCGGAAACGCGACTGCGCGTGTCGCCGCGCTACCCGGAGCGGATGCGGCGCGACGGCGTCGAGGCCGAAGTGATCATCACCTTTGTGGTGGATACGCAGGGGCGCGTGGTGGAGGCCCGGGCGGATGAGCGGGCGCCGTGGGAGTTTGCGCGTGAAGCCGAAAAAGCAGTGCTGCGATGGCGCTTCGAACCCGGCACGCGCAAAGGGCGGCCGGTCTCGTTTCGGATGAGTGTGCCGCTGCTGTTTGCGATCCGCGACGCTTGAGAGCATCGGCGCATCGCGAGGGGCGGCATTAGGCCGTCTCCGCGATGCGGTGGGCCTGCGGTTTGCCGCGGGCCACGAGGTAAACCGTATCTCCCTGCTTCTTGCCGAGCAACAGGCGCCCCAGCGGGGAGGCCGGCGTGATGACGGTGAAGGCTTTGCCCTCGTAGGTGAAGTCGGTGCCGCCGGCACGGGAACCGATAAAACACCACAGGGGTTTGCCGGGGCGCTCGACCTTGACCACGGAACCCACCTCGATGGCGGCGGGGGGGCGGGAGTCCGGCAGCTTGAGCGAGCGGTAAAAGGTGATCGCATCGCTCAACTCGGTGGCGATTTTGGCCTGGCTTTCGGCGAGGTAGGCGGCCTCTTGCCCACGGGTGTCGTATTTGCCTTCGGCGCGGCTTTCCTCGTTGGTCGCTTCATCGCGGGCCAGGAGGGCGGCACGGGTTTGCAGCTCATGGTCCTGCTGCAGCTCCGCCAGGAGCGCGTCCATTAATTGGCCTTTGTTGATCGTCATCCGGCCATTTGCCGCAGACGACGCCGCTTGATCAAGCGCTGATGCGCGGGTGCGGGGCGCGCTGGCCGAGCAGTTCGTTCACGCGATTGACCAGCGCGCGGGGGCTGAACGGCTTGTTGAGAAAATCGATCGCGCCGAGTTCGAGGCCGAGATGGCGGGAATCCTGTTCGCTCCACGCGGAGATGATGATGACGGGCAGGGCGGCGGTCGCCATGTCGCGGCGCAAGATCTCGCAAATCGCGAAGCCGTCGATGTCGGGGAGCATGAGGTCGAGCAACAGTAGGTCGGGACGACGCCCTTCGATGGAGGCGAGCGCCTCACGCCCGGTCGCGGCGGTGCCCACCTCGTAGCCATGCTGGCGCAGGTTAAACGCGATGAGATCGGAGACGTCGGTTTCGTCGTCCACACTGAGGATGTAAGGCACGGGCATGGTGGGGGGGGGGGGGGGGAGGCGCAGTGAATTTGCGGGAGGCAGGTGCCGGGCGAATGGCGATTGCGCGACCATTGTGTGACAAGTGACTTCGCCCGTGGAGCTTGCGAATATTTGGTGAAATACGACCGGCCGTCTTTTTGACTGGGCTTGGGCAAGGGGCCGTCGCATCGTCAAGTCCTTGCGTTAGCGCGCCTTTGGTGCTTTCCCGAGAATACTCCGCATGGCTCGAAAAATCGCTTTCATTAATTACAAGGGTGGCGTCGGTAAGACCTCGCTGCTGGTCAATGTCGCCGCTTCGCTGGCCAAGCTCGGCAAACGAGTGCTGATCTGCGACTTCGATACTCAATCCAATGCGTCGATCTGGCTGCTGCGGCTTGATCGGTGGAATAAGATCAACGCCACGGGAGCCGGTGCGGTCTTTTCGATTTTCGATCCGGGGGAGCAGTCGGTGAAGGATATCGTGGTGAAGGATGTTGTGCTCAACAAAACCGGCGAGCCGGTGCTGCCGGGCCTCGATATCGTGCCGACCACCTTCAATCTGGTGGACCTCGAGAACGAATACCGCGGCGATCCGTCCCGGCCGCACTATGTGGTGTTTCGTGACCAGCTGGCCGAGATCGAGGGCAACTACGACTTCATCCTCTTCGATTGCCCGCCGAACATCCTGCGGGCATCGCAGTGCGGGATTTTTTGCGCCAACGAGATTTACGTGCCGGCCAATCCCGATGCGCTGAGCTTGATCGGCTTCACGCTGTTGGTGGAGAAGCTGGGCAAGTTCCACCAGCTGAGCGCCAGTTTCCGCAACGGTGCCCAGGGGCATCCGGCGCGCGTGGAGGGCATCATTTTCAACTCGATCAAAACCGGCGTGGACATCGATGTGCCGCGCATGCGCATGCAGTTGCGTCTTAACCAATATCGCAGCGCCAAGCGCGTGTCGCCCATCGCCAAGCTCTTCAATCAGCAGGTGCGCGATGCCATGGTAGTGCGCCGCGCGGTCACGTTGGGCCTCCCGGTCGCGCTGGTGAACGCCTCGGCCGACGGCAGCGGCGAAAAGACCGTGATCGACGATTACCACGGCGTGGCCAACGAGCTCATCCGCCACGGTGACTCGCTGGTGGCCTGATTCACCGTCCCCGCGTGCGCCGTGCGCGCCGCGCTCAGTTCTCCCTTTTCTCGACTCCTCCTCTGATTCCCTGCCGCTATGTCTGAATCCACCTCTGCTCAACGTTGGGACGAAGCCCGCACGGCCTTTGCTTCTTCGATCATGGTTGATACCGCCCTTTCCAGTTTGGCGGAGAATCTCGACGGCCCCGAGTGGCCGGGGCAGGGCAAGGTCGACAGTCCGGCTGACTACATCGATTTCGACTACAACGAGACAGTCGCGGCACTGGATGAGCGCGGTTATCCGCCAGGCACGATCGAGACGCTGATCACGATCCTGCAGGAGACCCTCGCGTTCGACGATCCGTTTGGCGAGATGGTGGAGCACAGCGACGCGGCGGCTTCGGCCGAAAATCCGCTGCTGGATAATATGAAGAAACTCGGGTTGCCGCCGACGTTTCCAATCCGCTTCACGACGCTGTCGAGCGATACACTGGAGTTCTGCTCGCTGGAGAAACTTGAAACCCTCGAGGCCTTTGCGGTCTTCGCCCAAGGCATGTCGCAAAACGTGATTGTCGGAGGCGACTTCCGTAGTCTGCTCAACGCTCTCTCGCATATCGACGAACAGATGTTGGCGAGGTTTTTGCCCTTCCGTCCCGGCGCGAAAGGCCTGCACCTGGTGGAGTCGATCGGTGGGCTGGTGCGCCAGTTGCGTCCGCTCGAGCGCGAGAAGTTGGCGCAACGTGGCACGGAGCCGAGTGCCTCGACGGCCGGCGAGGTCGCTGCTCGGGTCGGTTATTTTGCCGAGGACCGGCAGGCCATTGAGCAAAAGGTCGCTGAGGGCGTGCCCCTGAGTCGGATTGTGATGGTGCTGCAGGACCCGGCGGTGGAAACCCTTACGGCCAAGTTGCTCGAAGGGCATGTGGCCGGTGCGGTGCCGGAGAAGAAAAAGAAGACAGGCTGGTTTTCGCGCCTCTTTGGGGGTTAAGTGCTGGCATGAGTTCCTCTCAGCCGCCGCCGCCACCGTTCGATTCGGACAAGCTGCGTATTCCTGGTCGCCCCCCGGGGACGAAGTCCGGACAGCTCTCGCTGCGCCGGCGCACGCGGTCGCCGTTGGCTCAGACCGAGGAGGCCGCTGAGACTCGGGAGAAAATCAACCGTATCGTGGCGGCGACCCGCGCACCGTGGGGC
This portion of the Actomonas aquatica genome encodes:
- a CDS encoding GreA/GreB family elongation factor; this translates as MDALLAELQQDHELQTRAALLARDEATNEESRAEGKYDTRGQEAAYLAESQAKIATELSDAITFYRSLKLPDSRPPAAIEVGSVVKVERPGKPLWCFIGSRAGGTDFTYEGKAFTVITPASPLGRLLLGKKQGDTVYLVARGKPQAHRIAETA
- a CDS encoding response regulator, giving the protein MPVPYILSVDDETDVSDLIAFNLRQHGYEVGTAATGREALASIEGRRPDLLLLDLMLPDIDGFAICEILRRDMATAALPVIIISAWSEQDSRHLGLELGAIDFLNKPFSPRALVNRVNELLGQRAPHPRISA
- a CDS encoding ParA family protein, whose amino-acid sequence is MARKIAFINYKGGVGKTSLLVNVAASLAKLGKRVLICDFDTQSNASIWLLRLDRWNKINATGAGAVFSIFDPGEQSVKDIVVKDVVLNKTGEPVLPGLDIVPTTFNLVDLENEYRGDPSRPHYVVFRDQLAEIEGNYDFILFDCPPNILRASQCGIFCANEIYVPANPDALSLIGFTLLVEKLGKFHQLSASFRNGAQGHPARVEGIIFNSIKTGVDIDVPRMRMQLRLNQYRSAKRVSPIAKLFNQQVRDAMVVRRAVTLGLPVALVNASADGSGEKTVIDDYHGVANELIRHGDSLVA
- a CDS encoding energy transducer TonB; translated protein: MKNAFLIPALTAAALHAVFLFSFNEPSVVLGDDGIFIDPPNEDFPEWPPMEIAVTTPDEVVDVSTDTDTPDDTPLPVDDIIDQPAEDLPPVELETPSPVPTEVIHRIADSDFTHVVRPGKETSHWRESASDRFSAAINFGQLDRIPETRLRVSPRYPERMRRDGVEAEVIITFVVDTQGRVVEARADERAPWEFAREAEKAVLRWRFEPGTRKGRPVSFRMSVPLLFAIRDA